Proteins encoded by one window of Nomascus leucogenys isolate Asia chromosome 19, Asia_NLE_v1, whole genome shotgun sequence:
- the GJC1 gene encoding gap junction gamma-1 protein, with product MSWSFLTRLLEEIHNHSTFVGKIWLTVLIVFRIVLTAVGGESIYYDEQSKFVCNTEQPGCENVCYDAFAPLSHVRFWVFQIILVATPSVMYLGYAIHKIAKMEHGEADKKAARSKPYAMRWKQHRALEETEEDNEEDPMMYPEMELESDKENKEQSQPKPKHDGRRRIREDGLMKIYVLQLLARTVFEVGFLIGQYFLYGFQVHPFYVCSRLPCPHKIDCFISRPTEKTIFLLIMYGVTGLCLLLNIWEMLHLGFGTIRDSLNSKRRELEDPGAYNYPFTWNTPSAPPGYNIAVKPDQIQYTELSNAKIAYKQNKANTAQEQQYGSHEENLPADLEALQREIRMAQERLDLAVQAYSHQNNPHGPREKKAKVGSKAGSNKSTASSKSGDGKTSVWI from the coding sequence ATGAGCTGGAGCTTCCTGACTCGCCTGCTAGAGGAGATTCACAACCATTCCACATTTGTGGGGAAGATCTGGCTCACTGTTCTGATTGTCTTCCGGATCGTCCTTACAGCTGTAGGAGGAGAATCCATCTATTATGATGAGCAAAGCAAATTTGTGTGCAACACAGAACAGCCGGGCTGCGAGAATGTCTGCTATGATGCGTTTGCACCCCTTTCCCATGTACGCTTCTGGGTGTTCCAGATCATCCTGGTGGCAACTCCCTCCGTGATGTACCTGGGCTATGCTATCCACAAGATTGCCAAAATGGAGCACGGTGAAGCAGACAAGAAGGCAGCTCGGAGCAAGCCCTATGCAATGCGCTGGAAACAACACCGGGCTCTGGAAGAAACGGAGGAGGACAACGAAGAGGATCCTATGATGTATCCAGAGATGGAGTTAGAAAGtgataaggaaaataaagagcaGAGCCAACCCAAACCTAAGCATGATGGCCGACGACGGATTCGGGAAGATGGGCTCATGAAAATCTATGTGCTGCAGTTGCTGGCAAGGACCGTGTTTGAGGTGGGTTTTCTGATAGGGCAGTATTTTCTATATGGCTTCCAAGTCCACCCGTTTTATGTGTGCAGCAGACTTCCTTGCCCTCATAAGATAGACTGCTTTATTTCTAGACCCACTGAAAAGACCATCTTCCTTCTGATAATGTATGGTGTTACAGGCCTTTGCCTCTTGCTTAACATTTGGGAGATGCTTCATTTAGGGTTTGGGACCATTCGAGACTCACTAAACAGTAAAAGGAGGGAACTTGAGGATCCGGGTGCTTATAATTATCCTTTCACTTGGAATACACCATCTGCTCCCCCTGGCTATAACATTGCTGTCAAACCAGATCAAATCCAGTACACCGAACTGTCCAATGCTAAGATCGCCTACAAGCAAAACAAGGCCAACACAGCCCAGGAACAGCAGTATGGCAGCCATGAGGAGAACCTCCCAGCTGACCTGGAGGCTCTGCAGCGGGAGATCAGGATGGCTCAGGAACGCTTGGATCTGGCAGTTCAGgcctacagtcaccaaaacaacCCTCATGGTCCCCGGGAGAAGAAGGCCAAAGTGGGGTCCAAAGCTGGGTCCAACAAAAGCACTGCCAGTAGCAAATCAGGGGATGGGAAGACCTCCGTCTGGATTTAA